The sequence ATGTTGTGTCGGAAGAGCTCTAGTTTTTGTTTGTGACAAAGGATAAAAATTAGGCTCTATGCTCATATTACTCTTGCAACGAATGATCGGTGAACTGCAGGTTTGTCGAGGAACTGCTGTGATGCTCGTTTCACCTACAGATGGGACAGATGAAATCGCCAATCCATTTGTTCAGCCAGATGGTGCATAGACATTCTTTTACTCTGAACTTAGCTCCTCATTTTCTGGGAAATTAGAAAGTCTTGTATGCATTGCTTCTAGCCATCGTTTTCCATCAAAAGTCGCAGGAATATGTTGACAATGTTTTGTCTTTTCGAAGAACCGCTATTATAGAGAAGCCAAAAATGATGTAATTTGCATGATTTTTCTCCCGTTGTATTAATTTCTAGACCTATTTTCAATTAGGGGACGAATGAagtttgatgatatattttccaGTTATCTGAGTTCCATCGAGTTTTTCATTCGGTTATGGTTACGGGTCAAGTATCAATGGATGGTATCTATTAAATAAAGGGCAACTCTTCGGattttaatatgtgagacgggtcaatcctacccatattcacaataaaaagtaatactcttagcataaaaagtaatattttttcatggatgacccaaataagagatccgtctcacaaatacgactcgtgagaccgtctcacacaagtttttgccaccctctcacacaagtttttaccattTATTTATGGGGCAATCAGGAAGTCACGTGATATAGAAAGAGTTTGAAGATAATGATAATCAAAACGacaattgattttttaattaaatatttcacatATTTTCATAACTCACGAAAAATCAAATCAATCGAGAAATTCCAAGTATGAAAGAAAACCTTCAAATTAACAACCAGCAGATTATTACAAGATCGAGAAAGCCACTTCACAAGGGATGACCGAATCAACTACCAACTTAGGCCATAACCATCATACCACTACTTCATGTAcgaattttgagtttttttttatctaattgACGACACCCACGACCTACTAAAGCATGAGAAGCAACACAAACCAATTCGCAGATGCCCCTGCAGGAAACAAAGTTCATAAAAAATTCAAGATCGCCAGCTTAATGTTCTATATCTTGTCAAGCTTTTCTGCCTTGATAACAGGATTGGCTTTAGCTATAGCTTCCTGACCAGCACTTCGATAATCAAAGTTGCATTCGTGTTTGTCAGAATGACGATGAACCGAACAGAAAATACTGCCACAGCGACAATTAAAACCTGTCAAACCAACACGTTTCTTGCAGGTGCCACACCTTTTTGGGCCTTCTTTAACCTCCTGGATTTTCTCACTTGTTGCAGATGCGGAAGAAGATAGTTTTGACGCCACCTCAATCTCCGGTGAAGCATCCATCGCGTCATTAATCGCAACATTCAAATCACCTGCAACGGTGCTTGAGCTCCCGTGTATGATATTCTGAATGGAAGATGTGGCCAACTTGACCTGTTCTTGCTTCAAAACAAGGTCTTTGTAACACTTGGAGCACATGTTCATAGTTGCTGCTGTTCCAAAGAATCCACAATTGTTGACACAGAGGACGGGAGCTTGAGGGGTTTGGCATCCGGTCTCATTTTGTTCCATTTTGTTATTTTCCTGCAACAAGGTTTAAAAAAACCAATACACCAGTATGCCTTAAAATATGCAGAAGATGTCTACTCTGCTCTCTTATTTGAATCAAACCTACCATTGACTAAACACGGAAAAATCACTTAGCTGTAACCAATGTTAACAGACGACATCTGCCATGAAAGCAATAGGCACAAATGGTTTATTTACCtactttttaacaaaaatattcgtaagtaataattaaatttacctTTAGAAGATAAGTCATTTTATCATTAGAATCGTTCTACTTCCCTTGACAGCCCATATCTTATTTCTATACAAGAcggataaaatattttgtgcATTTGATTTGAACCAAGATGTTTTACGATAGACAATGTTCTTTTGAAGTCCAATGGTAGGTTTGATGCAAATAAGAGAGCACTCAGCTGTAACCAATGTTAACAGAGGACATCTGCCATGAAAGCAATAGGCACAAATGGTTATTTAcctattttttaacaaaaatattcataagtactaattaaatttataaagagATAAGTCATTTTCTCATTAGAATCGTTCTACTTTCATTGACAACCCATATCTTATTTCTATACAAGACGGATAAAATATTATGCGCATTTGATTTGAACCAAGATGTTTTCCGAGAGACAATGTTCTTTTGAAGTCCAACAGCATCAATATTGCACCCCAATACCTGATGTTTTCCTATATTCAAGCAGGATCCAAATCTTCCCCATTCTTTTCACAAATggttatttacatattttttaacaaaaatactcATTAGAATCGTTCTACTTTCACTGACAACCCATATCTTATTTCTATACAAGACGGATAAAATATTATGCGCATTTGATTTGAACCAGGATGTTTTCCGACAGACAATGTTCTTTTGAAGTCCAACAGCATCAATATTGCAACCCAATACCTGATGTTTTCCTATATTCAAGCAGGATCCAAATCTTCCCCATTCTTTTCAAGTAGGATCCATTAAAAATTTGGCAACGTATGTACTTTGCAAAAGGATTTACAACACCTTCATTCCAAAAAGCTCAAGAAGACGATATCTAAATTGAACACACTAACTTAAGGATACTCAAGATATATTATCACCAATATCTCTTTGTGGCATTTTTTCTTCTCCAATTGCCCTCTTGCACTCCTCTTTCCCCTAATCTTCCCGCACTCTTGGTTCTTTCTCTTTCTCAAACTGTAACATCTAATCCTCGGAATTTATAATCAAGACATAGTGGACACGAATAACACATCCACACTTTCATTAAAGTTTAAGTAACATTTTTGCAGACTATGGCCTGTAAAACAAtggatataatataaatttatatatttttactcCTACTTTTATTTCATACAATCCAATattaaaatgaacaaaaaaaatgtaGTTAAAAAACACAGGTTAgagagaaattaaataaaattaccaataatggattattttaaataattttaaaaataattattgatttataggagatgaaacaataaaataattgtATTTTCGGTAAAGGAAAAAAGGCATCACCATCCACACCAAGTTAATAATTATAAGGATCCCTTAATCAGTAGTACGCTTAGACATTTTGAAGTGCAGTAGAAGTGAACTAAACACGATGGTATAAGCAGAAATCATTGCTGTGCAACAAGAAACTCCAATAAGCTGAAAATGTAACAAAATTACAAAGGTGCATTCTTAACATGCACCCTTATGTGCCCTCGATAACAGTGACTAGTAGTAGTATGCACAGCTTTATCTTATGCCATAGAATGCTTGACACCTCAAATGCACATAAAAATGATTGGCAGTAGTTCAAACTTCAAAATTAATTCAAAGGGACTTTTTACCCTCATGAAGATAATCTTGagaaacaataatttttttgaggTGGCCAATTTTTTGCCTCTTACTTGATTGCCAACCATACATTCAATTCTCATCCTCCAGTATCCAACCATCTTTTTCACTTCATATCTTGTATGATACCAGAACACAGATATCGAGTCAAAACAATTCAACGGAATTCATCACTCAACCAAGTTAGACAACTGCTTCAACACACAGCAATTATCAACAAAATCGTATCTTGTAACACCTCTGAATGGAAATGGACTCTGGCTTCTCCAAACCGAATCAAGCAAAATCCCAATTAGATAGAGGACTCCGTTTTCTACCCCAATACATTAGATAGACAAACACTATTATCACAATTAAGCAAAACTACAACGAAAACTCAATagtacaaaaaattaaaaaaaaaggtttcaATAAATTGTTTAAATAAAGTCCCCAAATCGAACATCTTCAGTACACATCAACAATTAACTAAATCATTAACACcacaaacaaatatatataaaaaagcatATATTTCTTAACATTAAACCGACCTGTTCGCAGAGGAGACAGGGGGAATATTTTGTAAGAGTACGCTCCTAATCCCCTgttaattaacataaaaaacaattaatCAACGTCCAACGTAATAGTCATAGGTATATTATCATATATCAACTGTTGATTATAATAATCAAATACACAATtccagagagagagagagagcgaGAGAAATAGGAAACCTCGAGACGAACAGGAAGATAGAGAGAGATGGAGAAGCGGAGCATAGGTAATATTTTTAAAGGAGGTGGTGAGGATGGAATGAGTTGTTATCCGGTGATACGGTGTACGTGGTCTTTCGCACGTTTCGTCTTCTGATTGGTCCTGTAGGAAAGAAAGGAGCTAATAAAAACAATTATCGGAAATGACTCGAGAAGAGGCGGAGATTGTAGAGACGGGGTTtcaatgtatttaatttattcaaatttaatatttaaataagacaCGTGGCAATCGTCCGCCACTAGCGCCAGCTCAGTATCAccagcttttaaaaaaaatcacaatataaTATTAGTGGACCAagtaattagtttttttttaaaaaaaagaaaattaaaacgAAAGTAATGGATTTTAAGAATTGAAATGAAAGAGAAGTTATATAACACTACAAAAGAGATGTGATAGTTTGAAAATTGATGTTTTTATGAGCGATAATTatattaagatattttaaaatttaagtaaataattttttattagattGAAATATGATAATAAATGGTTATATTCGAAAGTGGgtaaattgaaagaaaaatatgattaacaaaataaagtaaaatgCTCCAAAAGATTGTTCGAGTTGGTGGAGTAGATAAACGTTTGTCCAACAGTTAAAAGTTTGATTTTCTCTATCAATAACTTTTTTGGCAAGTCGTACAAGACTCGTTTGATATATATTTGACTAGAGGCTGTTGCGTTAACATCAAGGTTTACATAATACGCATAAAAAATAACGGCAACAAGTTCTCacgtaataaaaaataataataataaacaaaaatatattgggaaatgaaaattaaatatcgTGGAAGTTTTTCCCTGCCTCCACCCGAAATGAATGTTGATGACAATGAACAAGTTGAAAGGAGAATAGAGTATATTACAGAACACGGGAGGAGGAAAGAAAGTGTTGTCTGGGGCTTAAAGCAAGAGTCTTTTCgtccaatatatatatataaaaaaatgtgttaATCATCAACCAAACACTTTAGAAATTATATCGTTGTTATTTTTTATcctgaaaaatcaaattttaccGCTTCATTGTTACGTCATACTAACCAAGGGGAACCCTTGGGAAATGTTTGCCATGTGTAGCTATATTTATTACAACATAAATGTGCACCAGAAGTTTTGAAACACAGATACCGGACCAAACTATTTTCCAAGAAGGCATACATCTGCTGCAAGATAATTGACTTCATCCAGAAAACGAAAGAAACAGGTTGAACTCTGCAAATTGTCTTTGTGACATGGATACCGTGAGATAACCAGTGATATGGTCAGCTACTTGAACAAGAAGGGACCCGTTATTGGACATAAGATCTAATGATGCAACATGAGAGTTCAAAGCTGATTTGACATACACTAAAATCATAGAACAATGAAATTTTATTACTTTGTTCACACTTTTTTATACTGGACTGGGTGAAACAAATGAGCTGTTCGGTGTTAAAACTAGTGCCAATCATCTTCATTAACTTAATTGTTTGTTTCGTGGAATGTACTCAATAAAGCTCGGAAATATGCATTCCACTAATGATTCAAAAGAAACATAAACTTAGAAAAGAAATGACTGCATTAGCATCAAGTGTCATTACAAGAAAATTAACACCTAGAAAATGGTACCGCTGATAACTGGTTAAAGGAGTCGAGGTTTAGCCGTGAGGATAGCTTCACAAAGACAGTTTTATCGACTTGTGGGTATTACAACCAATGCTTAAAGAAAAATCTCCATAAAAATACGATGAAAGGTCATTCAAACACCAAGATGACCGAATAAATGCTCAAAATTGCTACCATGATTATCGCTCATCTCTATTAACTGTGCATCGTTGATTTTAAATCTATAAGAACACATTAATCAACGAGCTGATCAAATATTAATCATtcattatcaataaataataCAATTCTCCAAGAAAATTCAGAACAAAAATAAATCTCATCTCATaccttaaattaataaattctataaataaaagTATCAAGAGCTTCACCGAGAAAGCACTACAAAGATCAAACCAACAGATGCACCAGCAACACACAAATAAGAAATACCACGAAAACGAACAAAAAAAGTGTTCAAATTCTTGGAAATCTGAAGAGTAAGAGTCAAAATCTGCAGTCTACCTTGCTCCTCCATTTTCTTGAAGAAGTACATTGGCTTCAACGCTCGCCTCAACATGAATGCAAGTGAGAATGGCATCCCAAAAGCCAAGAAACTCTGTACCAACACCTCTGGAATAGGCGAATCTCTTGTAATATATGCTGTCCAAGCTCCCAACGCAAGGTGCACGAGGCCTAATCCAGCCAAAGCCTTACTTAGACTGTACATAGTCTTCATCTTCATCTCAAGAACGTCGCGTGTTTCATTCGCTAATGCTGATAAATCCCGATCGACAGTCGGCCCAGTGATCTCCTGATGCTTGAATTCCTGGTTCTGATTCCGATTCTTAATAGAGGTGTCGGACATTTGTTCAGCTGAAGACGACGATGGGTCTGAATTGGACGAAAATAATCTAGGTTTATCATACATTAGATTACAGCAGGATAGTGGGTGGCAAAAAACACGGGCATCTTGAGCTTTGAACAGAGAACTAGCAATCGATCTGGGCATAGTAAAAACTCGACAAAAATCAGCCTTTTTACGATTTTGTGGGTTTTCTCCAGAAAAGTTCGGTATCTTGATTTGACTTTGGTACTTAGAAATGGCATATTGTGGCGGTATGATCTCACCAAAATATAGTTTATTGCAGGAGGGTTTTGGGAAAGGAACTCTGGAACCGGAGAAAAGTTTAGAAATTTGGTCAGAAGTGGAAAAGGAGGGGTTCGAAAAGAAACATCGGCGGAGGAATTTAGGGGAAAGCTGGCGAGGTATTCTGGATCTGGAAGCCATGTTCATCGAGAGTAAAGAAACTAGGGTCACCTCTTTTCCCCGAGCCCGTGTAgttataaaattgtaaaattttattttataaatatatttattttttatattctattcaaataaaaaaatcgaaaaatatactcatatttttttttcaaaatcagaGAAAAAATTGTTACAAGTGAATCTCACGTCATCTCAATGAGCTTTAATTCatcaataatataatttttatgatgCCTTGTATGATCATACATGACTTTGGAGATAAATAGATTTGATTggatca comes from Primulina huaijiensis isolate GDHJ02 chromosome 17, ASM1229523v2, whole genome shotgun sequence and encodes:
- the LOC140962690 gene encoding zinc finger A20 and AN1 domain-containing stress-associated protein 8-like; the protein is MEQNETGCQTPQAPVLCVNNCGFFGTAATMNMCSKCYKDLVLKQEQVKLATSSIQNIIHGSSSTVAGDLNVAINDAMDASPEIEVASKLSSSASATSEKIQEVKEGPKRCGTCKKRVGLTGFNCRCGSIFCSVHRHSDKHECNFDYRSAGQEAIAKANPVIKAEKLDKI